Proteins encoded together in one Cicer arietinum cultivar CDC Frontier isolate Library 1 chromosome 4, Cicar.CDCFrontier_v2.0, whole genome shotgun sequence window:
- the LOC101493083 gene encoding exocyst complex component EXO70A1 — translation MGLAVGGVDLLSEKAAMMRESLQKSQTITDNVVTILGSFDHRLSALETAMRPTQIRTHAIRKAHENIDKTLKAAEVILSQFDQYRQAEAKVLKGPHEDLENYLEAIDKLRGNIQFFGIKNGFKNSDGVVSHANSLLTKAISKLQDEFNELLLSYSKPVEPERLFDCLPNSMRPSSGSPGHEGDHNGKNPSNHHSESHNNGADTVVYTPPALIPPRILPLLHDLAQQMIEAGHRPQLLKIYRXARSNVLQESLQKLGVEKLNKDDVQKLQWEILEAKIGNWIHFMRIAVKLLFAGERKVCDQIFEGFDSLSEQCFAEVTTNSVSMLLSFGEAIAKSKRSPEKLFVLLDMYEIMQELHSEIETLFKGKACTEIREAAKALTKRLAQTAQETFGDFEEAVEKDATKTAVTDGTVHPLTSYVINYVKFLFDYRSTLKQLFQEFEGGNDSSQLATVTMRIMQALQINLDGKSKQYKDPALTHLFLMNNIHYIVRSVRRSEAKDLLGDDWVQRHRRIVQQHANQYKRNAWAKILQCLSIQGLTSSGGGSGTAGGDGGAGSSSGASRALVKDRFKTFNVMFEELHQKQSQWTVPDSELRESLRLAVAEVLLPAYRSFVKRFGPLVESGKTPQKYIKYTAEDLDRMLGEFFEGKNMNENKR, via the exons ATGGGATTAGCGGTGGGTGGTGTTGATTTGCTCAGTGAAAAAGCAGCTATGATGAGAGAGTCTCTTCAAAAGAGCCAAACAATCACAGACAACGTTGTCACCATTCTTGGTTCCTTTGACCACCGTCTCTCCGCCCTTGAAACCGCCATGCGTCCAACTCAG ATTAGAACTCATGCTATTAGGAAAGCTCATGAGAATATTGATAAAACTTTGAAGGCTGCAGAGGTTATATTGTCTCAATTTGATCAATATCGTCAG GCAGAGGCAAAAGTACTTAAAGGGCCACATGAGGACCTGGAAAACTATCTTGAAGCAATTGATAAGTTGAGAGGCAACATTCAGTTTTTTGGCATTAAGAATGGTTTTAAAAATAGTGATGGTGTTGTCAGCCATGCCAATAGTTTGCTAACTAAAGCTATTTCTAAGCTACAGGACGAGTTTAATGAGCTATTATTATCTTACAG CAAACCTGTGGAACCCGAGCGCCTCTTTGATTGCCTTCCAAACTCAATGCGACCTTCGTCGGGATCACCTGGTCATGAGGGCGATCATAATGGCAAAAATCCTTCCAATCACCATTCTGAGTCTCACAACAATGGTGCTGACACTGTTGTATACACACCTCCCGCTCTTATTCCACCACGAATTTTGCCACTGCTACATGATTTAGCTCAGCAAATGATTGAAGCTGGTCACCGACCACAGTTGCTCAAAATATACAGG NAAGCCCGTTCTAATGTATTGCAAGAAAGTCTGCAAAAACTTGGAGTTGAGAAACTCAACAAAGACGATGTTCAAAAGCTACAATGGGAGATTTTGGAAGCCAAAATCGGAAACTGGATTCATTTCATGCGAATAGCA GTGAAGTTGTTGTTTGCTGGTGAGAGGAAAGTTTGTGATCAGATATTTGAAGGCTTTGATTCGCTCAGTGAACAGTGTTTTGCCGAGGTGACTACAAACAGTGTGTCTATGCTACTTAGCTTTGGAGAAGCAATAGCCAAAAGCAAGAGATCCCCAGAAAAATTGTTTGTACTTTTGGACATGTATGAAATAATGCAAGAGCTGCATTCAGAG ATCGAAACACTTTTTAAAGGCAAAGCTTGCACTGAAATAAGAGAAGCTGCTAAGGCTTTGACAAAACGACTTGCACAAACAGCCCAAGAGACCTTTGGTGATTTTGAAGAAGCGGTTGAAAAAGATGCTACAAAGACTGCAGTAACAGATGGAACTGTTCATCCTTTGACTAGCTATGTTATTAACTATGTGAAGTTTTTGTTTGA CTACCGGTCCACCTTGAAGCAACTTTTCCAAGAATTTGAAGGTGGAAATGATTCTTCCCAGCTAGCAACTGTAACAATGCGAATAATGCAAGCTTTGCAAATTAATCTAGACGGTAAATCGAAGCAGTATAAAGACCCCGCATTGACACATCTTTTTCTCATGAACAATATTCATTATATTGTTCGGTCAGTTCGGAG GTCTGAAGCCAAGGATTTGCTTGGGGATGATTGGGTACAAAGACATAGGAGGATCGTGCAGCAGCATGCAAATCAATACAAAAGAAATGCTTGGGCAAAG ATTCTTCAATGTTTATCTATTCAAGGACTTACCTCGTCTGGTGGTGGAAGTGGTACTGCTGGTGGTGATGGTGGAGCTGGAAGCAGTAGTGGTGCCTCAAGAGCACTTGTTAAAGACAG GTTTAAGACATTCAATGTTATGTTTGAGGAACTCCATCAGAAGCAATCACAATGGACAGTTCCAGACAGCGAATTGCGAGAGTCTCTTAGGCTTGCAGTTGCTGAAGTCTTGTTGCCTGCTTATCGATCATTTGTGAAACGTTTTGG GCCTCTAGTCGAGAGTGGAAAGACTCCTCAGAAGTACATAAAATACACCGCGGAAGATCTCGATCGAATGTTGGGTGAATTTTTTGAAGGAAAAAACATGAACGAAAACAAACGATAA